In Acidaminococcales bacterium, the genomic window ACTCCGTGTACCCGGGAATGGATATGACCTCCATCCGATCGAGCAGCGGCTTGGGTATGGGATGGGTAATGTTGGCCGTTACTATCCAGAACACTTTGGAAAGATCAAAAGGCAGTTCCACATAATGGTCGCTGAAAGCGTTGTTCTGCTCCGGATCCAGCACTTCGAGGAGGGCGGAGGACGGATCTCCCCTGAAATCGCTGCTCAACTTGTCCACCTCATCCAAAAGAAAGACCGGGTTTTTAAAGCCGCAATTGCGCATCCCCTGGATGATGCGGCCGGGCAGAGAACCCACATAAGTACGGCGGTGGCCGCGTATTTCGGCTTCGTCCTTTATCCCGCCCAAAGAAGCGCGGGTAAACTTGCGCCCCATGGCCCGCGCCACCGATTTGGCGATGGAAGTCTTGCCGACGCCGGGCGGCCCGACCAGGCACAAAATGGGCCCTTTCATGTCGGCGGTCAAGCTGCGCACTGCCAGATATTCAAGTATGCGTTCCTTGACCTTTTCCAGGCCATAATGATCCTCGTCCAATATCTTCTCCGCCCTGGCCATGTCCAAGTTGTCCTCGGAAACGGCCGTCCAGGGCAGGGAGAGCAGGATGTCTATATAAGAGCGGACTACCGCGCTTTCGGAAGTCATTGCCGGCATTTTTTCCAGGCGGCCTATCTCCTTGCCTATCTTTTCGCGCACTTCCTCCGGCAGCCCGGCGGCGCTAAGCCGCTGGCGGAATTCCGCCGTTTCGGCCAGCCGGTCGTCCTTGTCTCCAAGCTCTTTGTTTATCGCCTTTATCTGCTCGCGCAGATAATACTCCTTCTGATTTTTCCCCACTTGCTTGCGCACCCGCTGGGAGATTTTCTTTTCGATTTCCAATATTTCCAGTTCGCGGCTCAAAATATCATACAACAAATTAAGCCGTTCGCTTACATTTATCGCGTTGAGCAGTTTTTGCTTGTCGTCAATGTTGATGGCGAGATGCCCGGCGATAATGTCGGACAGCCGCCCCGCCTCCTCCACGCCCAAAATGGACAGGAGTGTGTCGGACGGTATTTTCTTGCCGTTCTTTACCCATTGCTCAAACTGCTCGCCCACCAGCCTTTTCAATGTCTCTATTTCGGGCGTGGCAAAATCTTCCTCAAAATGCTCCGTAACCTTTACCGCTATATAATCGCCGCTGTCGTCAAACTCCCTGATGCTGGCCCGGCGCATGCCCTCGACCAATATCCGCGTGCCGCCGCCGGGCAGCTTTTGCAGCAATTTTATCTGCATGAGCGTACCTACCGGGAAAATGTCGGCAAGGCCCGGATTTTCCGTATGGGCTTCCTTTTGCGTGGCCAGCATGATAAGGCGGTCATTGAGCATGGCCGCTTCGAGGGCTTTGATCGATTTGTCCCGGCCGACGTCCAAATGAATGATCATGGTCGGGAAAACCAATATTCCGCGCAAGGGCAGGAGTGGGTAAGCGCGTTGATTGTCTCCGTTATTGATAATGGTCATTGTCAATCATCTCCAATGCATAGCCGCAGAAAACGCGGAAAAAGGGGGGAAAGGACGCAGCCCTTCCCCCGAACCGGCCATAAAGCCAGATTTTGGCGCATTCCCCCAGCGGGCGCCGCAGGAAAAACATATATTTATGCGCCATATTTGAAAGATGCGGCATCTCCAAGCGGCTCACTGCGGCTGTCCTTTGTCAATAATGCC contains:
- the lon gene encoding endopeptidase La; translation: MTIINNGDNQRAYPLLPLRGILVFPTMIIHLDVGRDKSIKALEAAMLNDRLIMLATQKEAHTENPGLADIFPVGTLMQIKLLQKLPGGGTRILVEGMRRASIREFDDSGDYIAVKVTEHFEEDFATPEIETLKRLVGEQFEQWVKNGKKIPSDTLLSILGVEEAGRLSDIIAGHLAINIDDKQKLLNAINVSERLNLLYDILSRELEILEIEKKISQRVRKQVGKNQKEYYLREQIKAINKELGDKDDRLAETAEFRQRLSAAGLPEEVREKIGKEIGRLEKMPAMTSESAVVRSYIDILLSLPWTAVSEDNLDMARAEKILDEDHYGLEKVKERILEYLAVRSLTADMKGPILCLVGPPGVGKTSIAKSVARAMGRKFTRASLGGIKDEAEIRGHRRTYVGSLPGRIIQGMRNCGFKNPVFLLDEVDKLSSDFRGDPSSALLEVLDPEQNNAFSDHYVELPFDLSKVFWIVTANITHPIPKPLLDRMEVISIPGYTELEKKEIASRYLMPKQIKQHGLDGGLIGISEKAVIRIIREYTREAGVRELERGIASVCRKAARRVLKKNKKSGVSVTASNIPQYLGVPKYTQTEKRAEPETGVATGLAWTSVGGEVLEVETSVTRGKGDLLLTGQMGDVMKESARAGYTYIRRKADELKIPGDFYKELDIHVHLPEGAIPKDGPSAGITMATSMASALTGRRVYADMAMTGEITLRGRVLPVGGIKEKVLAAHRYGVKKVVLPVANEKDLEDIPPTIKKSIEFVPVSHMDEVLALALEDANA